A section of the Spirosoma pollinicola genome encodes:
- a CDS encoding cation:proton antiporter, producing the protein MDLFTLITLLIVASAAFAYLNTKLLKLPDAIGIMVCSVGFSVLLIGLNSVYPDQLAFVRQTVAEIDFEKALFDVMLSFLLFAGAFHTDSAKLRVERRSVMLFAFVGVLLSTALVGTGLYFLTRHLTLPFSYPLCLLFGALISPTDPIAVLGILSKFKLPDNVKLNIVGESLFNDGVGVVVFASIYRIVINGADSISAGEIALLFLEEAGGGVLFGIALGYSMFWVLRSINHYQTEVIVTLAGVMGGYLLAQKLHISGPLAMVVAGLLVGGHHRRQDAMSELTEEYVDKFWELVDGILNALLFVLIGVELLLVDFQITQWSIYLLVVLLVLVSRYLAILIPFTLARRWLDLDKNAPIMLTWGGLRGGLSIAMALSIDGSLPQKDFIVTITYAVVLFSVIGQGLTMERLIRRLYPSDEAD; encoded by the coding sequence ATGGATCTATTTACCCTCATTACCCTACTTATCGTTGCTTCGGCCGCGTTTGCCTACCTGAACACAAAACTGCTCAAGCTCCCCGATGCAATTGGCATTATGGTTTGTTCAGTGGGCTTCTCAGTCCTGTTGATTGGCTTAAACTCGGTCTACCCGGATCAGTTGGCGTTTGTTCGTCAGACTGTTGCCGAAATTGACTTTGAGAAAGCGCTTTTCGATGTGATGTTGAGTTTCCTGCTGTTTGCGGGCGCTTTTCATACCGATTCGGCCAAACTCCGGGTCGAACGACGCTCTGTTATGCTGTTTGCATTTGTTGGCGTTTTACTAAGTACGGCCCTGGTTGGAACAGGGCTCTACTTCCTAACCAGGCACCTCACGCTGCCTTTTTCATACCCACTTTGCCTGCTGTTTGGCGCGTTAATTTCGCCTACCGATCCAATTGCTGTGTTAGGAATCTTATCCAAGTTCAAACTACCAGACAATGTTAAGCTCAATATTGTTGGCGAATCACTCTTTAATGATGGCGTAGGGGTTGTTGTGTTTGCGTCTATTTACCGAATTGTCATCAACGGAGCAGACAGTATCAGCGCCGGTGAGATCGCCTTGTTATTTCTCGAAGAAGCCGGAGGAGGTGTTCTGTTTGGCATTGCGCTGGGATACAGCATGTTCTGGGTCTTGCGGTCGATCAACCACTATCAAACCGAAGTTATTGTAACACTTGCCGGTGTGATGGGCGGGTATCTGCTGGCACAGAAACTACATATTTCGGGGCCGTTGGCTATGGTTGTCGCGGGCCTGTTGGTGGGCGGTCATCACCGTCGTCAGGATGCCATGAGCGAACTCACAGAAGAATATGTCGACAAGTTCTGGGAGCTTGTCGATGGGATTCTGAACGCATTGCTTTTTGTATTAATTGGCGTTGAACTGCTACTGGTCGACTTTCAAATTACGCAATGGTCCATTTACTTGCTGGTCGTGCTCTTGGTCCTGGTATCCCGGTATCTGGCAATTCTCATCCCCTTTACCCTGGCTCGACGCTGGCTGGACCTCGACAAAAATGCGCCAATCATGCTGACCTGGGGCGGCTTGCGGGGTGGCCTTTCTATTGCAATGGCGTTGTCTATCGACGGTTCCTTACCTCAGAAGGACTTCATCGTGACCATTACGTACGCAGTTGTCCTGTTCTCCGTAATCGGGCAGGGCTTGACGATGGAGCGACTCATTCGGCGATTATACCCGTCCGACGAAGCGGATTAG
- a CDS encoding DUF389 domain-containing protein produces MTLNDQNTPQTKKSDTLSRIGGFLRERFSLDEDKQDEADVIESLRRGIDFRGINLWTLIFAIFIASIGLNVNSTAVIIGAMLISPLMGPIMGVGLGIGINDLTMIQQALKNLSIAVFISLLTSTIYFLISPLHIAQSELLARTSPTVWDAFIAFFGGLAGIVAGSRRDKITNVVPGVAIATALMPPICTAGYGLASGNLYYFAGAFYLFLINSVCISLATFLIVRFLGYHQKQYPTPEVERRVRNTIWVAVLIVVVPSSYLGYQIVRKTIFEQNAKRFITNEFKFDNRQLVSYTARYNRHQSTLELSLVGEPLVKDSINLLRAKMPPYGMDDAQLIVKQGNFKDAEIDVDALKNTVTDQVIKYSQSSIARKDHIIDSLRRYIDLTQSTHLSVADLRNELKTLMPDVQTFTAAQSLVMNRNSTRPDTVMLVYARFSRKHTKAERQRIEKWLQSRTKSKRIKLLVE; encoded by the coding sequence ATGACTCTCAACGACCAAAATACACCCCAAACTAAAAAGTCGGATACGTTAAGCCGCATCGGCGGGTTCCTGCGGGAACGGTTTAGCCTGGATGAGGATAAACAGGACGAAGCGGATGTAATTGAGTCGCTTCGTCGGGGGATCGACTTTCGGGGTATTAATCTTTGGACGCTCATTTTTGCCATTTTTATTGCTTCCATTGGTCTTAATGTTAACTCAACGGCCGTCATCATCGGCGCCATGCTGATCTCGCCATTAATGGGACCAATTATGGGAGTCGGGCTGGGTATTGGCATCAATGACCTGACAATGATTCAACAGGCACTGAAAAACCTGAGTATCGCCGTTTTTATCAGTCTGCTTACCTCTACCATTTATTTTTTAATCAGCCCGCTTCATATTGCTCAGTCGGAATTGCTGGCCCGGACGTCGCCCACCGTCTGGGATGCGTTCATTGCCTTTTTTGGTGGCTTGGCGGGTATTGTGGCCGGGTCACGACGGGATAAAATTACCAATGTTGTGCCGGGAGTAGCCATCGCTACGGCGCTGATGCCGCCCATCTGCACGGCGGGTTATGGGCTGGCATCGGGTAACCTGTATTATTTTGCCGGTGCATTTTATCTGTTCCTTATCAATAGCGTCTGTATCAGTTTAGCCACCTTTCTGATTGTCCGGTTCCTTGGGTATCATCAGAAACAATACCCCACGCCTGAAGTCGAACGGCGGGTGCGGAACACGATCTGGGTTGCGGTGCTGATTGTAGTGGTGCCGAGCAGTTATCTTGGGTATCAGATTGTTCGTAAAACCATTTTCGAGCAGAATGCAAAACGATTTATTACGAATGAATTCAAGTTCGACAACAGGCAACTTGTCAGTTACACTGCCCGGTACAATCGACATCAAAGTACACTGGAGCTTTCGCTGGTTGGCGAGCCCTTGGTAAAGGACTCGATCAATCTGCTGCGGGCTAAAATGCCACCTTACGGAATGGACGATGCCCAACTCATCGTCAAGCAAGGCAATTTTAAGGATGCCGAAATCGACGTCGATGCACTTAAGAATACGGTAACCGACCAGGTCATTAAATACAGTCAGTCATCCATTGCCCGCAAAGACCACATTATCGACTCACTGCGCCGGTACATCGACCTGACCCAATCGACGCATTTATCGGTAGCAGATCTGCGAAATGAACTCAAAACGCTCATGCCCGATGTGCAAACCTTTACCGCTGCACAGTCGCTGGTGATGAACCGGAACAGCACCCGGCCCGATACGGTGATGCTCGTGTACGCCCGGTTTTCCCGGAAGCATACCAAAGCTGAACGACAGCGCATTGAAAAGTGGCTTCAGAGCCGTACGAAAAGCAAGCGTATCAAGCTATTGGTAGAATGA
- a CDS encoding sensor histidine kinase, translating into MTIRNRLTLRFTGLVSSILLLAFVSIYAFCWYFISSDFYRRLDRKAYTMGDMLIRHRLDTELIHQLGRIRKDQLPSQKIIVFDGRDSVIFITNEDLRLTIPKALLADIRQAKQKDFQQNGYYVSGARFMTASGQFVVIASAVNVYGDEFLRRLLWALAALFCLIAGITAFSGWFFAGDALQPMQQIDRIVSDIFPRNRDERLAIEGDADEISRLSATINRLLDRVAESFRMQRMFVANVSHELKNPLTQISSQLEVSLLNQRTPEAYRQTIQSVLDDVSELATLTKELLKLSQVNQEDAIGLLTDTVRMDEIVWDIRDEVTAVNSRYQVNIELGALPDDPDQLAVQGNKTLLATALKNLTENACKFSDDGQALIHISFDPSKLTISIQNTGHSIPSADLPYIFEPFYRSRQTADVRGYGVGLSLVERIIRLHQGKIQVTSMAGKPTIFSIELPR; encoded by the coding sequence ATGACAATTCGCAACCGGCTAACCTTACGCTTTACCGGACTGGTATCCAGTATTTTACTACTGGCCTTTGTGAGCATCTATGCCTTTTGCTGGTACTTTATTTCGTCTGATTTTTACCGGCGACTCGACCGAAAGGCTTACACAATGGGTGATATGCTCATTCGGCACCGGCTGGATACCGAGCTGATTCACCAACTGGGCCGTATACGGAAAGATCAGTTACCCAGCCAGAAAATCATAGTGTTCGATGGCCGGGATTCAGTCATCTTTATTACCAACGAAGACCTGCGCCTAACCATACCAAAAGCCCTGCTAGCCGATATTCGACAGGCTAAACAGAAAGATTTTCAACAGAATGGGTACTATGTATCGGGGGCTCGATTCATGACTGCGTCGGGTCAGTTTGTGGTGATAGCCAGTGCCGTAAACGTCTACGGCGATGAGTTTTTACGACGGCTTTTATGGGCATTAGCGGCCTTATTCTGCCTGATTGCGGGGATTACGGCCTTCTCAGGCTGGTTTTTTGCCGGAGATGCCCTGCAGCCAATGCAGCAGATCGACAGAATAGTAAGTGACATCTTTCCCCGTAATCGGGATGAGCGATTGGCGATTGAGGGCGATGCGGATGAAATCAGTCGTTTATCGGCTACGATTAACCGCTTGCTGGACCGGGTGGCCGAGTCATTTCGGATGCAGCGGATGTTTGTGGCGAATGTCTCACACGAGCTGAAAAACCCACTAACGCAAATTAGCTCACAACTGGAAGTCAGCCTGTTAAATCAACGAACACCGGAGGCTTACCGGCAAACGATTCAATCGGTACTCGACGATGTGAGCGAACTGGCAACACTCACCAAAGAATTACTGAAACTCTCGCAGGTCAATCAGGAGGATGCCATCGGACTGCTAACCGATACCGTACGAATGGACGAGATTGTTTGGGATATTCGGGATGAGGTGACAGCCGTTAATTCACGGTATCAGGTAAACATAGAACTTGGCGCCTTGCCCGATGATCCTGACCAACTGGCTGTGCAGGGGAATAAAACCTTACTGGCAACGGCGTTGAAAAACCTGACGGAAAATGCCTGCAAATTTTCCGATGATGGGCAGGCACTGATTCACATTAGTTTTGATCCAAGCAAGTTGACAATCAGCATTCAGAATACAGGGCATTCCATCCCATCGGCCGACCTGCCTTATATTTTTGAGCCTTTCTACCGAAGCCGCCAAACCGCCGATGTACGCGGCTATGGCGTTGGCCTTTCGCTCGTGGAGCGAATCATTCGCCTGCATCAGGGCAAAATCCAGGTTACGTCAATGGCTGGCAAACCAACTATTTTTAGCATCGAATTACCTCGGTAA
- a CDS encoding response regulator transcription factor — protein sequence MKLLVIEDEPKTLQAIQQGLEESQFEVDIAYDGLIAKRLALKNNYAAIITDLILPGLNGYELCRQLRAEGLTTPILMLTALGETEDKISGFDAGADQYLTKPFQFAELLARIRALTKRGTQVSLTAQTLRYGGIEMNLDAKTVTRDEQPIELTAREFALLEFLMRNQGRVLSKPSIAEHVWDINFDTGTNVVEVYINYLRKKIDRNFPKKLIHTHFGMGYMLKEE from the coding sequence ATGAAACTCCTTGTCATTGAAGACGAACCCAAAACGTTGCAGGCGATCCAGCAGGGGCTCGAAGAAAGCCAGTTTGAGGTCGACATTGCCTACGACGGGTTAATTGCCAAACGACTGGCCCTGAAAAATAACTATGCCGCCATCATTACCGACCTGATTCTGCCCGGCTTAAATGGCTATGAACTCTGTCGGCAGCTACGGGCTGAGGGGCTAACTACCCCCATTCTGATGCTGACCGCACTGGGTGAAACAGAGGATAAGATTTCTGGCTTCGACGCCGGAGCCGACCAGTACCTGACCAAACCCTTCCAGTTTGCCGAACTGCTGGCCCGCATACGTGCCTTGACCAAGCGGGGTACGCAGGTATCGTTGACCGCCCAAACGTTACGATACGGCGGAATAGAAATGAACCTGGATGCCAAGACAGTTACGCGCGACGAGCAACCAATTGAACTGACCGCACGCGAATTTGCGCTACTGGAATTTCTCATGCGTAATCAGGGACGGGTCTTATCGAAACCTTCAATTGCCGAACACGTCTGGGATATAAATTTCGATACAGGCACCAATGTTGTGGAAGTTTACATTAACTACCTGCGTAAAAAGATTGACCGGAATTTCCCGAAAAAGCTGATTCACACGCACTTCGGTATGGGATATATGTTAAAAGAAGAATGA
- a CDS encoding bifunctional alpha,alpha-trehalose-phosphate synthase (UDP-forming)/trehalose-phosphatase — protein MNTFNSSFKRLLIVSYRLPFSIQQTSEGPSLLQNSGGLVSAVLSMAEQMGQNQGNAAAKIHWIGHGDSALQALGPDALENETFVAHPVYLDEAVNKGFYEGFSNDLIWPLFHYFPSYASFKEHDFDCYQQANTRFLEELTALIEPGDLVWIHDFQLMLLPDLVRQAIPSASIGYFFHIPFPNYEIIKLLPRTWRQALIKGLLGADVVGFHTTDYVQHFLQSVSEVLTLPIIDHRIVLPDRSVVVKDFPISVDFNKFNISGQDTEVFATQQHYKNLLRHNKIIFSVDRLDYTKGITSRLLGYERFLIQNPDWHDEVTFVMTVVPSRDKIGQYQELKREIEETVGRINGLFGTIGWRPIVYSYRSLTFTELMALYTACDIALITPIRDGMNLVCKEFVASRWDHKGVLILSELAGAAQELPDAIIINPTDTQEVADAIKQALVMPLVEQAERLVHMRKHLQNHNVFRWSHDFLSAFNTMISKPTDLETDLPIQPFVSTFSEARKRLLLLDFDGTLAPIVNDPADARLSESLKTILEHLAQSSDVVVISGRNRSFLEKIFTNIPVHLVAEHGAFLKKPDHPWERLDLSSDDWVEPVRLTMNQFVDRFPGSFVEGKETAIAWHYRKVENDDVEGHAIDLATQLRRVSSSTQLTVIQGNKVVEVKPAQHSKGTVAMTLVDQKHYDFIVSIGDDTTDEDMFRQLPNWAYTMKVGPGISFARYRLARQQDVETLLQRINDVLIEA, from the coding sequence ATGAACACATTTAATTCTTCGTTTAAACGATTACTTATTGTTTCCTATCGCTTACCGTTCTCGATTCAGCAAACATCTGAAGGACCATCACTCCTCCAGAATTCGGGTGGGCTGGTTTCGGCGGTGCTGTCGATGGCGGAACAGATGGGTCAGAATCAGGGTAACGCTGCGGCAAAAATCCATTGGATTGGTCATGGTGATTCAGCCCTTCAGGCGCTTGGGCCGGATGCGCTGGAAAATGAGACCTTCGTAGCCCATCCGGTTTACCTGGACGAAGCGGTTAACAAAGGGTTTTACGAAGGGTTCAGCAACGATTTGATATGGCCTTTATTCCATTACTTCCCTTCCTATGCATCGTTTAAAGAACACGATTTTGACTGTTACCAACAGGCAAATACTCGATTCCTGGAAGAATTAACCGCACTGATCGAGCCCGGCGATCTAGTCTGGATTCACGATTTCCAATTAATGTTACTGCCGGATCTGGTACGACAGGCAATACCATCAGCCTCCATAGGCTACTTCTTTCATATTCCGTTTCCGAACTACGAGATCATTAAACTACTGCCCCGAACCTGGCGGCAGGCGCTTATCAAGGGCCTATTGGGTGCTGATGTTGTTGGTTTTCATACGACCGATTACGTCCAGCATTTCCTGCAGAGTGTTTCCGAGGTACTAACCCTTCCCATAATTGATCACCGAATTGTACTTCCCGACCGGTCGGTCGTTGTCAAGGATTTCCCAATCAGCGTCGATTTCAATAAGTTTAATATAAGCGGACAGGACACGGAAGTGTTTGCTACCCAGCAGCATTACAAAAATTTACTTCGGCACAACAAGATAATCTTTTCGGTGGATCGGCTCGATTACACGAAAGGCATTACCTCCCGATTATTGGGTTACGAACGGTTCCTGATTCAGAACCCGGATTGGCATGACGAGGTAACTTTTGTCATGACAGTAGTTCCATCGCGCGATAAAATCGGGCAGTATCAGGAACTCAAGCGGGAAATTGAAGAAACGGTTGGGCGTATCAACGGGCTGTTTGGTACCATTGGCTGGCGCCCCATCGTGTATTCGTACCGGTCACTGACCTTCACGGAGTTGATGGCCCTGTACACAGCCTGCGACATTGCCCTGATCACACCCATTCGCGATGGCATGAATCTGGTTTGCAAGGAATTTGTTGCAAGTCGATGGGATCACAAAGGCGTACTGATTCTAAGTGAATTAGCCGGAGCCGCGCAGGAATTACCGGATGCCATCATCATTAATCCAACCGATACTCAGGAGGTGGCAGATGCCATCAAACAGGCTCTAGTCATGCCATTGGTCGAACAGGCGGAACGATTGGTGCACATGCGAAAGCATCTGCAAAACCATAACGTTTTCCGGTGGAGCCATGATTTCCTTTCAGCTTTTAACACAATGATCAGCAAACCAACCGATTTAGAAACCGACCTGCCCATTCAGCCATTTGTTTCCACGTTTAGCGAAGCCCGTAAGCGCCTGCTCCTGCTGGATTTCGATGGAACCCTCGCTCCCATCGTCAACGACCCGGCCGATGCCCGGCTGTCTGAGTCCTTAAAAACCATACTCGAACACCTGGCCCAGAGCAGCGATGTAGTGGTTATTAGTGGTCGTAACCGGTCGTTTCTGGAGAAGATATTTACAAATATTCCCGTTCATCTGGTAGCCGAACATGGAGCCTTCCTGAAAAAACCGGATCACCCCTGGGAACGACTCGATTTATCGAGTGACGATTGGGTTGAACCCGTTCGCTTAACCATGAATCAATTTGTTGATCGTTTCCCCGGATCATTCGTTGAGGGCAAAGAAACGGCGATAGCCTGGCACTACCGTAAAGTAGAAAACGACGATGTAGAAGGTCATGCCATTGACCTGGCCACACAGCTACGACGCGTCTCATCGTCTACCCAACTGACTGTTATTCAGGGCAATAAAGTTGTAGAAGTTAAGCCTGCTCAACACAGCAAAGGCACGGTAGCCATGACACTCGTGGACCAGAAACACTATGACTTTATTGTCAGCATTGGCGACGATACCACCGATGAGGATATGTTTCGTCAGTTGCCAAATTGGGCTTACACAATGAAAGTAGGGCCGGGAATATCGTTTGCACGCTATCGTCTAGCCCGGCAACAGGACGTAGAAACGCTGCTGCAACGAATAAATGACGTCCTGATAGAAGCCTGA
- a CDS encoding alpha-amylase family glycosyl hydrolase — protein MNVVKNQFDITRRTLGVTFSADQKAHVTIWAPQTKHVALAINDESVYLPLTADNSGYWHLDTDQLKPGDTYAFILDDDKKYADPASLTQPQGVNGSSQAVDTSKFYWEDSCWVNPPLDEYTLFELNIQTFSLEGTVDAVIKKLGKLKKLGINALLIKQISSSPESTSDFFPYALQAGFGGPYQLHHLINICHFDGIAVVLDVNYTEMGKQNDYATCRHADDREADRDESNFAHDAHREAKRRHIIDNALMWFRDFHVDVLRLNAVHTLPDSDQILNDIRTYTNQLTAVTGIHHCLLVDDERANKSLTGETAIEQERKIDPNSITDQYNGYCSDYQASKLPIKTYREDYLYDEHFSSTLRELVGR, from the coding sequence ATGAATGTTGTAAAAAACCAATTCGATATAACCAGACGAACGCTTGGCGTTACGTTTAGCGCTGATCAAAAAGCCCATGTGACGATATGGGCTCCCCAAACCAAACACGTGGCGCTCGCCATCAATGACGAGTCTGTATACCTCCCGTTAACGGCCGACAATTCAGGCTACTGGCACCTTGACACCGACCAACTGAAGCCCGGTGATACCTACGCGTTTATACTTGATGATGATAAGAAATATGCCGATCCGGCATCGCTGACCCAACCACAGGGTGTAAACGGCTCCTCTCAGGCAGTGGACACAAGCAAATTCTACTGGGAAGACTCCTGCTGGGTCAACCCACCCCTGGATGAGTACACTCTTTTTGAACTCAATATACAAACGTTCAGCCTCGAAGGAACAGTTGATGCCGTCATCAAGAAGTTGGGAAAATTGAAAAAACTGGGCATCAATGCCCTGCTTATAAAGCAAATTTCATCCTCTCCTGAGTCAACTTCCGACTTTTTCCCATATGCTCTACAAGCTGGCTTTGGTGGCCCTTATCAATTGCATCACCTGATAAATATCTGTCACTTTGACGGTATCGCCGTCGTTCTGGATGTGAACTACACCGAGATGGGCAAGCAGAATGACTACGCAACATGCCGCCATGCAGACGACAGGGAAGCAGACCGGGATGAGTCGAATTTCGCCCACGATGCTCATCGGGAAGCCAAACGTCGACACATTATTGACAATGCCCTGATGTGGTTTCGGGATTTCCACGTCGATGTTCTCCGGCTAAACGCAGTGCATACCTTGCCCGACTCTGACCAAATCCTGAACGATATCAGAACCTATACGAACCAATTGACAGCAGTAACTGGCATCCATCATTGCCTGCTGGTCGACGACGAACGGGCGAACAAGTCGCTTACCGGAGAAACGGCTATTGAGCAGGAAAGAAAAATCGACCCCAATTCAATTACCGATCAATACAATGGCTACTGTTCTGATTACCAGGCCAGTAAACTCCCAATCAAAACATACCGGGAGGATTATCTATACGACGAGCATTTCTCATCAACACTGCGCGAGTTAGTTGGTCGATAA
- a CDS encoding N-acetylmuramoyl-L-alanine amidase: MVFSNLPALEKRFRLTGNGSEYTLRPIAVPVPNESLTLNGLLCTPAHRSGYYHDTVYTKERIVLHFTAGGLSGDMSTLTRQDYHVSVPFVIARDGTIYQLFSAKFWSGNLGGDALGNAANNQDKRTIGIEISNYGPLTPKPDGLQTIYGDTYCTLTQPDAFQKIPAPFRGQSNYATFTDEQYDSLIVLLRYLTTQYGIPRQFIPEPKRYLTTPDVLTFKGIVSHINYRASGKWDLGPAFNWSRVLTGVKAAAFTPKQSRDFELIEGPVLTSEEAMIPLLPQARSAAWEDEPYNDTEVRPVDVPEAVSESTQSGVIININK, translated from the coding sequence ATGGTTTTCTCAAATTTACCAGCTCTGGAAAAGCGCTTTCGCCTTACCGGTAACGGGAGCGAGTACACCCTTCGTCCTATCGCCGTGCCGGTTCCCAACGAGTCACTAACCCTCAATGGGCTGCTCTGTACGCCCGCCCATCGGTCCGGATACTACCATGATACTGTCTACACAAAAGAACGTATCGTGTTGCATTTCACGGCTGGTGGCCTGAGTGGTGACATGAGCACGCTCACTCGTCAGGATTACCACGTGTCGGTGCCCTTTGTGATTGCCCGCGACGGCACCATCTATCAGTTATTTTCGGCCAAATTCTGGTCAGGAAACCTGGGGGGCGACGCCCTTGGCAACGCAGCCAATAATCAGGACAAGCGCACCATTGGTATCGAGATTTCCAATTACGGGCCATTGACTCCCAAGCCAGATGGGCTTCAAACGATTTATGGGGATACCTACTGCACCCTGACCCAACCGGACGCGTTTCAGAAAATCCCTGCCCCCTTCCGGGGTCAGTCGAACTACGCTACGTTTACCGATGAACAGTACGACAGCCTGATTGTGCTGCTCCGCTACCTGACAACGCAGTATGGCATTCCCCGACAATTTATCCCCGAACCAAAACGCTACCTCACAACGCCTGATGTTCTGACCTTCAAGGGTATTGTATCGCACATTAACTATCGCGCCAGTGGCAAGTGGGACCTTGGGCCAGCGTTTAACTGGTCGCGGGTACTGACCGGCGTAAAGGCTGCAGCCTTTACGCCAAAGCAAAGCCGGGACTTCGAGTTGATCGAGGGGCCGGTGCTGACATCCGAAGAGGCCATGATTCCACTGCTGCCCCAGGCCAGATCGGCGGCTTGGGAAGACGAACCTTACAACGATACAGAAGTAAGGCCAGTTGACGTTCCTGAAGCCGTCAGCGAATCGACTCAGTCCGGTGTGATCATTAATATCAACAAGTAA